The following are from one region of the Vitis riparia cultivar Riparia Gloire de Montpellier isolate 1030 chromosome 14, EGFV_Vit.rip_1.0, whole genome shotgun sequence genome:
- the LOC117931224 gene encoding glycerol-3-phosphate acyltransferase RAM2-like — MTKSNLHSPPTSLTIDQCTSIGREKETVVADMDGTLLRGRSSFPYFALVAFEVGGIFRLLLLLLCSPLAGVLYYFISEPAGIQVLIFATFVGMKVSDIESVAQAVLPKFYASDLHPEAWRVFSSCGKRCVLTANPRIMVEAFLKDFLGADMVLGTEVDTYKGRATGLVRGGGVLVGKSKAEALRNAFSETSLPEIGLGDRETDYPFMSLCKESYIVPAKPEVEAVSHDKLPKPIVFHDGRLVQKPTPFMALLTILWIPVGFLLACLRIAAGALLPMPLVYYAFWALGVRVYIKGNPPPPAKKSIGQSGVLFICSHRTLLDPIFLSAALGRPIPAVTYSLSRLSEFISPIKTVRLSRDRATDAAMIKKLLEAGDLAICPEGTTCREPFLLRFSALFSELTDELVPVAMANRMSMFHGTTARGWKGMDPFYYFMNPSPAYEVNFLHKLPHELTCGAGKSSHDVANYIQRMIAASLSYECTNFTRKDKYRALAGNDGTVVEKPKVDANKVMGC, encoded by the exons ATGACCAAATCAAACCTCCACTCTCCTCCCACCTCCCTAACCATCGATCAATGCACCTCCATCGGCCGGGAAAAGGAGACGGTTGTGGCGGACATGGACGGAACTCTGCTCAGAGGGCGCAGTTCATTCCCCTACTTTGCACTTGTTGCCTTCGAGGTTGGTGGGATTTTTAGGCTTCTTCTGTTGTTGCTATGTTCTCCATTGGCTGGAGTTCTCTACTACTTCATATCGGAGCCAGCTGGCATTCAGGTGCTCATATTCGCGACCTTTGTGGGGATGAAGGTTTCGGATATCGAGTCGGTGGCGCAGGCAGTTTTGCCCAAGTTTTACGCGAGCGACCTGCACCCGGAGGCGTGGAGGGTGTTCTCGTCGTGTGGGAAGAGGTGTGTGCTCACCGCGAATCCGAGGATTATGGTGGAGGCCTTCTTGAAGGATTTTTTGGGTGCAGACATGGTGTTGGGGACGGAGGTGGACACGTATAAAGGGAGAGCTACTGGGCTTGTCCGTGGTGGTGGGGTTCTTGTTGGGAAGAGCAAGGCAGAGGCCCTCCGAAATGCCTTCAGCGAGACGTCTCTACCGGAGATTGGACTCGGTGATCGGGAGACGGATTATCCATTTATGAGTCTCTGCAAG GAGAGTTACATAGTTCCAGCGAAGCCTGAGGTGGAGGCTGTTAGCCATGACAAATTGCCAAAGCCCATTGTATTCCACGACGGCCGCCTCGTCCAAAAACCAACCCCTTTCATGGCGCTTCTCACCATCCTCTGGATCCCAGTAGGCTTCCTCTTGGCCTGCTTGCGCATCGCTGCTGGTGCGCTCCTTCCAATGCCGCTTGTCTACTACGCCTTTTGGGCACTCGGTGTCAGAGTTTATATCAAGGGCAACCCCCCTCCACCAGCCAAAAAATCAATAGGCCAATCTGGCGTCCTCTTCATTTGCTCTCACAGAACCCTCCTCGACCCTATCTTCCTCTCCGCTGCATTAGGCCGCCCTATCCCTGCAGTCACGTACTCCCTTTCTCGTCTCTCCGAGTTCATCTCCCCCATCAAGACAGTCCGGCTCAGTCGCGATCGAGCCACCGACGCAGCAATGATAAAGAAGCTCTTAGAGGCAGGTGACCTAGCCATATGCCCCGAAGGAACCACTTGCAGGGAGCCATTTCTGCTAAGATTTTCTGCCTTGTTTTCTGAGCTAACCGACGAGCTGGTGCCGGTGGCTATGGCAAACCGCATGAGCATGTTTCATGGGACAACAGCTAGAGGTTGGAAGGGGATGGACCCCTTTTACTACTTCATGAACCCTAGCCCTGCCTATGAGGTAAACTTCTTGCATAAGCTTCCACATGAGCTCACTTGTGGTGCTGGAAAATCGAGCCACGACGTCGCGAACTACATACAGAGGATGATTGCCGCAAGTCTATCATATGAGTGCACCAACTTCACTAGGAAGGATAAGTATCGGGCACTGGCCGGGAACGATGGAACTGTAGTGGAAAAGCCCAAGGTTGATGCTAATAAAGTCATGGGCTGCTAG